From the Pseudanabaena sp. FACHB-2040 genome, one window contains:
- a CDS encoding SDR family oxidoreductase: MIDLSGKVILITGASRGIGAVTAKVLHQAGGSIILHYGQGQTEAEAVIANLEPDRTHLLQADLSLPGIAESLWEDAIAVHGRIDVLVNNAATMPAAAVNADWDIWSTAWQNTLQVNLVAVADLCREAIRHFQAGPGGILINLASRAAFRGDAPEFMPYAASKGGIISLTRTIARGFAQDGVLAYAIAPGFVRTDRIEEVMQERGAEYVTRDIPIGVPADPHDIANLIAFLAAGLAPHATGATFDVNGASYFH; this comes from the coding sequence ATGATTGATTTAAGCGGTAAAGTTATTCTCATTACTGGGGCCTCACGCGGCATTGGGGCAGTTACGGCAAAAGTACTGCATCAAGCTGGCGGATCGATCATCTTGCACTATGGGCAGGGCCAGACGGAAGCTGAGGCTGTAATAGCGAATTTGGAGCCCGATCGCACTCACCTGCTGCAGGCAGATCTCTCTCTTCCAGGTATTGCGGAGTCGCTGTGGGAAGATGCGATCGCAGTTCACGGTCGTATCGATGTTCTAGTCAACAATGCCGCTACCATGCCGGCTGCTGCCGTTAACGCTGACTGGGATATCTGGTCAACCGCTTGGCAGAATACGCTGCAGGTCAATCTGGTCGCTGTCGCTGACCTCTGCCGCGAGGCCATTCGCCATTTTCAGGCTGGGCCAGGAGGCATTTTGATCAACCTAGCTAGCCGTGCCGCTTTTCGCGGCGATGCTCCTGAGTTTATGCCCTACGCTGCTTCTAAGGGCGGCATTATTAGCCTCACGCGCACGATTGCTCGGGGCTTTGCTCAAGATGGGGTGCTGGCTTATGCGATCGCACCCGGTTTCGTTCGCACTGATCGCATTGAGGAAGTGATGCAGGAGCGCGGGGCAGAGTACGTCACCCGCGACATTCCCATCGGTGTGCCTGCTGACCCCCACGATATTGCCAACCTAATTGCCTTTCTGGCTGCTGGGCTAGCTCCCCATGCCACCGGAGCTACCTTTGACGTCAATGGAGCCTCCTACTTTCACTAA